A genome region from Cyanobacterium stanieri LEGE 03274 includes the following:
- a CDS encoding NAD(P)-dependent oxidoreductase produces the protein MVNNQVAFLGLGVMGAPMTVNLAHHNLSIKAWNRTNDRPWLENVTKSGATIVNSIREAVKSASIIFTCLGDIPDVEEVIFGDDGIVKYAPPHSIIVDFSTIGSQGARAIALKLKSHQIRFMDAPVSGGDIGAKNGTLTIMVGGDKQDFEEIKPYLEMVGKNITYCGEVGSGQAVKLCNQVLASLHMVALCEALQLAKTQKIDPNLIVDVCSTGAAGSWALTNLAPKIINQDYQPGFMIKHILKDLRLVKEVMENPDNYPGINLAQQLFNQVAQFDDAYLEGTQAMIKAYTDKNG, from the coding sequence ATGGTTAACAATCAGGTTGCTTTCCTTGGTTTGGGGGTTATGGGTGCGCCCATGACAGTCAATCTTGCCCATCATAATCTATCTATCAAAGCATGGAATCGCACGAACGATCGCCCCTGGCTAGAAAATGTAACCAAATCAGGGGCTACCATAGTCAACTCAATTCGGGAGGCGGTAAAATCTGCCTCCATTATTTTTACTTGTCTTGGGGATATTCCTGATGTGGAAGAAGTAATCTTCGGTGATGATGGTATCGTTAAGTACGCCCCTCCCCATAGTATCATTGTTGATTTTAGCACCATCGGTTCTCAGGGAGCAAGGGCGATCGCCCTTAAACTAAAATCTCACCAAATTCGTTTTATGGATGCCCCCGTATCAGGAGGAGACATAGGAGCAAAAAATGGTACACTAACCATCATGGTGGGGGGAGACAAACAAGACTTTGAAGAAATAAAACCCTACCTTGAGATGGTAGGCAAAAATATAACCTACTGTGGGGAAGTAGGCAGCGGACAGGCGGTAAAATTATGTAATCAAGTATTAGCATCTCTCCACATGGTAGCCCTTTGTGAAGCCCTACAACTAGCTAAAACACAAAAAATTGATCCTAATCTTATTGTAGATGTTTGTAGCACTGGCGCCGCAGGTTCTTGGGCATTAACCAACCTCGCACCAAAAATTATTAACCAAGACTATCAACCGGGCTTCATGATTAAACATATCCTCAAAGATTTACGGCTAGTTAAAGAGGTTATGGAAAATCCTGATAATTATCCAGGTATTAATCTTGCCCAACAATTATTTAATCAGGTTGCCCAATTTGATGATGCTTATTTAGAAGGCACTCAAGCAATGATTAAAGCCTATACTGACAAGAATGGATAA